In Flavobacterium enshiense, the genomic stretch ATTTTATTTGTTTTTCGTGGCGTGCATCCCGGCTTATTTTCTTTCGACACTTTGGATGAAACTGCCTCTAGGAGTTTACATAATTACAATTCTTTCGGCCCTTATCCAAGTATATGCTTGGTTCCGATTTCTGTCCATACTAGTAAAAACCAAACTTCATATACTAAAAAACAACCTGCCTGTTTTTCGTTGGATAATCCTTTTCATTGGATTTGCAACAAGCTTAAAGTTACTGCTCCAATTAGGATCGACAATCCCTTCCCTGAGTAAGCTGGCTTTTGGTTTCAGGCCAATTGTAATTGCCTATTTACACTTGGTCCTTCTTGCCATAATTTCATTATTCCTGTTGTTTTATATTTTCTCCAATAAATTCTTAGCTGTAAACAAAAAAATTATTCAAGGCGTGATTATTTTTTCAACAGGTGTATTATTAAATGAGACCGTGCTTGCCATTCAAGGTATTGCATCATTCAGCTACACTTTAATCCCTGGCATAAATGAAACCCTTTTCGGGGTCTCGATCATAATGGTTTTAGGAATCATCTTTATAATGGTTCATTCTTTACAAAAAGTCAAAAACGAGTCTGTTTTATGATTACGCTCATAGTAAAACAATCTAATAATCAGTTACTTTACAAGTACGAACCAAGTAATTTATTATTATGAGAACAATCAAATTCTTTGTTTTAGCAGGTTTATTCATGGCCATTGGGTGTAAAAAAACCGAAGAAGTCAAACCAGATGCTACTACTGAAGGCGCTACTACTGAAAGTGTCGGCCAATCCGGCGTAAAAGACGAAACATCGGCGCCAAATATCGTACAAACAGCTGCCGGAAGTAAAGACTTCACAACTCTGGTTACAGCCGTAAAAGCAGCGGGCTTGGTAGATGCTCTGTCCAACGCAGGTCCCTTTACCGTTTTTGCTCCGACAAATGCGGCTTTTGACAAACTTCCCAAGGGAACAGTGGAAGATTTGTTAAAACCGGAAAACAAAGACAAATTAAAAGGTATTTTAGAATATCATACTTATGTAGGTTCTTTAAAAACAGACTATATGAGCGACGGACAGTCATTTGAAATGGTTTCGGGCGGCAAAGTAAATATCACGAAACAAGGAGATAAAACTTTAGTAAACGGCTCCGAAATCACCACCTCCATTGAAACATCGAATGGGATCATACATGTAATTGGTGATGTTCTGAGTCAGAAATAGGTTATTATTAATTCGACCACTTCCACGGAAGCAAAAAAGCGTAAACAAAAAAGTGTTTACGCTTTTTTTGTGATTGCAATCATAAGGTATTCATGGAATAATAATTCAATTTGTAATGTAATATTCAAATTGCTTTGCTATGAAACACTACCAAAAATATTCCATCCTTTTACTGTGTCTCTTATCTGTTTTTCTTGTTTACAATTGTATTTTATACACTTCTGATTCGGATTTTGGCGAGGTGCATTTGTCAAAAAAAGCAATCGAAGGCGAAAATATATGGCTTAAAAACAACTGTAATTCCTGCCACCAAATTTATGGGCTTGGCGGATACCTCGGTCCGGATTTAACCAACGCCTACTCACGAATCTCCAACGAAGATTATCTCAAAGCCATGTTTAACAGTGGTGCGAAAGCTATGCCTAAATTTAATTTTAACGAGGAAGAACGGAATCAGTTGGCCCAATTCCTAAAAGAAATCGACCAAACTGGTTTTTATCCTAATCTACAGGCGAACTCCAAAAACAATGGTTGGGTGACCATTAAATATAAAGATCAACATTATGAATAACACCAAAAAATACGCATTCCTGTTTATCGGCACCGGACTAATTTCATTACTTCTCGGTTTGCTTTGCGGCCTACTGGCTGGATTTCAATACATCGTCCCGGATTTCATCAAAGAAACATTACCTTTTAACTCGTTACGCCCATTACATACTTTGTTTGTCGTTTCCTGGATCCTGTTATCCTCACTGGGAGGAATTTACTATTACCTGAACCAAAATCCGGAAATCAAATTTTTCAACCATCAGCTGGTTCAGTGGCATTTCTGGCTCTTTCTGCTAACTGGAATTGGAATTACAATTTCTTATATAACTCATAATTTCGGTGGAAAAGAGTATCTTGAATTCCCAGCCTATTTTTATTTCCCAATTATTGTCGGATGGATTTTTTTAGGCATTAATTATTTCAAAACCATGCTTCCTAATTTCAAAACCTGGCCGGTGTACTACTGGATGTGGGGAACAGGAATAGTTTTTATGATCTTTCATTTCACCGAAGCGCATTTGTGGCTGCTTTCCTCTTTCAGGGATAATTTTCTCCGAAACTTTGCCATTCAGTGGAAAGCCGGAGGTTCCTATGTTGGTGCCTGGAATCAATTGGTATATGGAACCGCTTTGTTTGTAATGTCAAAAATCAGCAATGATGAAAGTTATGCCAAATCAAAAAAAGCTTTTTTCTTTTACTTTTTAGGATTAACCAATTTGATGTTTGGCTGGGCACATCACATTTACATAGTACCAACAAGTCCGTGGATCAGATATGTTGCCTACTCCATCAGCATGACCGAATGGATCATCCTATTCTCAATCATCTATGACTGGAAAAAAAATCTTGGTAAAGAAAAAAAGAAAGCCAATTTTATTGCCTACCAATTCATGATTTTAGCCGATTTCTGGGTGTTTTTAAATATTATCCTAGCCTTATTGATTTCCATACCGTCGATAAACCTTTTCACGCACGGAACACACATAACAGTGGCCCATTCTATGGGAACAACCATCGGGATAAACACACTTATATTGTTTTCATCAATAACGTACATTCTTGAAAAAGAATTCATGTTTACCGCAACCGTACTTTTAAAAATAAAACAGGGAATCAAAATTTTCCATGTTTCTTTTATCTGTTTCTGGATTACTTTATTGGTTTTGGGAGTTAAAAAAGGGCATTGGACATATTTCAGCCAAAATATTTCTTTTGGAACATTTCAGAATTCAATGCATTGGATTTATGCCCTTTTCGTGCTGTTCGGATTCGGGTTACTTATGGGTTTATACCTCATCTCCTTTAAACTTCTGAATTTAATACGCGACAAATTCAGAACATGACTTTTATCAACTTTTAAGTGTTGATATTTTACAATCTTTGAAGCATTAAACAATTACAAACGAATGAAAACAAAACAGTTACATACTTTTCACATACCGGTAATGGGACTGTCCTACACCATTGACAGCCCTATCCGAGTGGCTCATTACGGCATTTCCTCAGTAATAGCTATTACCGATGATGAAATTCTCGAAAAATTAAGAGCTTTCTATTGTGATAAATTCAATATCCCTTATCTGGAAATAACACAAAAAACCATTGACTACAGGGCAAAAAGAATTACGGCCTATCTGAACATGGTTAATGATACAGTAAAAGAAAAGTTTCAGAACTTTAAAAGCGAGTTGCTCGAAAATAAAACGACTCTGGAAAATTTCATATCCCTTTTGCCCAATACTTCCGATTTAAAGATCAACCTGGAAAAGGTAATGAATGAAGGAAGTGCCATTAAGAAAAACATTCAAAATTTTCTTGAAGACTATTTCTCTCCCGGTAGTATTGATGTCAACATCATGACAAAAGTGGACAAGGACAATTATGAAAATGATGTCCAATTACCGGTTGAGTTCAATGATGCCCATGCCTCACTAAGAGGATTTGCACAGAGTGAACTGAATTCATCGGTTGTGTTTTCGGCCGGAATGAATCCAAGATTATTCAGCTACATTGAAAATTTCAAGGATTTCTTCCCGGATACGCACGGCAAACTGAAAAAGAAGATTATTCTAAAAGTCAGCGACTACCGTTCCGCTTTGATTCAGGGTAATTTCCTTGCTAAAAAAGGACTTTGGGTTTCCGAATACCGAATTGAATCGGGATTAAATTGCGGTGGTCATGCTTTTGCCACAGACGGTTTTTTAATGGGACCCATTTTGGAAGAATTCAAAGAGAAAAAAGATCAATTGATCCAATCGGCACATGAACTTTTGATCAAAGCATTAACACTGAAAGAGCTGTATGTACCAACAGAACCAATGGAGCTGAAAATCACCGCTCAGGGAGGCATCGGAACTGCTGAAGAGCATGACTTTTTACTCGAACATTACAATCTGGATTCCGTTGGTTGGGGGTCGCCTTTTTTATTGGTTCCCGAAGCAACTTCTCTTGACAAAGAAACTAGAAATATATTGGCCAAAGCCAAAGAAGACGATTTTTATCTAAGCAATATTTCGCCATTGGGTGTCCCTTTTAATTCCGTAAAGGGCGTATCCAATGATTTTTGGAA encodes the following:
- a CDS encoding fasciclin domain-containing protein, with protein sequence MRTIKFFVLAGLFMAIGCKKTEEVKPDATTEGATTESVGQSGVKDETSAPNIVQTAAGSKDFTTLVTAVKAAGLVDALSNAGPFTVFAPTNAAFDKLPKGTVEDLLKPENKDKLKGILEYHTYVGSLKTDYMSDGQSFEMVSGGKVNITKQGDKTLVNGSEITTSIETSNGIIHVIGDVLSQK
- a CDS encoding c-type cytochrome, which translates into the protein MKHYQKYSILLLCLLSVFLVYNCILYTSDSDFGEVHLSKKAIEGENIWLKNNCNSCHQIYGLGGYLGPDLTNAYSRISNEDYLKAMFNSGAKAMPKFNFNEEERNQLAQFLKEIDQTGFYPNLQANSKNNGWVTIKYKDQHYE
- a CDS encoding cbb3-type cytochrome c oxidase subunit I — protein: MNNTKKYAFLFIGTGLISLLLGLLCGLLAGFQYIVPDFIKETLPFNSLRPLHTLFVVSWILLSSLGGIYYYLNQNPEIKFFNHQLVQWHFWLFLLTGIGITISYITHNFGGKEYLEFPAYFYFPIIVGWIFLGINYFKTMLPNFKTWPVYYWMWGTGIVFMIFHFTEAHLWLLSSFRDNFLRNFAIQWKAGGSYVGAWNQLVYGTALFVMSKISNDESYAKSKKAFFFYFLGLTNLMFGWAHHIYIVPTSPWIRYVAYSISMTEWIILFSIIYDWKKNLGKEKKKANFIAYQFMILADFWVFLNIILALLISIPSINLFTHGTHITVAHSMGTTIGINTLILFSSITYILEKEFMFTATVLLKIKQGIKIFHVSFICFWITLLVLGVKKGHWTYFSQNISFGTFQNSMHWIYALFVLFGFGLLMGLYLISFKLLNLIRDKFRT